AGCTTTCCGGAGGCGAACAGCAGATGCTGGCAATCGGAAGGGCGCTTCTGGCCCGCCCCAAACTGCTTCTGCTCGATGAACCCTCGCTCGGCATCGCACCGATACTGGTCAAGACCATATTCCAGAAGATTGTAGAAATCAACAGGGAATTGAAAACTACCATTCTTCTGGTGGAGCAGAATGCACACATGGCGTTGAGTGTCGCCAATTACGGGTATGTCCTGGAAACGGGCGCAATTCGTCTCGAGGGGAAAGCCTCTGATTTGGCCGGCAATGAGATGGTGCGCAAGACCTATTTGGGGGAGTTATGAGAAGCGATAAAGAACCAGGCGCATAAAGTCTGCGTTCCCTTAATCTGTATTCCGCAACCGGGGAGTAATTCAGCGCTTCAATTCTGCACCTTCAATATTGGGATTTTCGATATTTTCTTGTTTCGGTAGCCCCTCATTTATAATTTTGGTAATCGATTTGTGGGATAAAATTTCCATTAGTATTCCCGACGATATTCTACTCGCGGAAATATAGTCCACATTTATTTCGCAAAAATTCAATAATACACAGAAAAATGCTTGACAAAGGCTAATTGAGTATTTATGATAAGGTAGGTATAATCAACATCTAAGATCATCTTCTGGAGGGACATTGAAGTCTCCGATTGGATTGCGCGCCGTCGTAAAATGGGCGTTGGTGCTCGCCATATTTGCCATTGTCGTTGCGGCAGGGATATATACGGGGTTTGCGCTGACCGGCCACAAATTCGGCTCGTCGCTCGGTCTCGAGGTTGATGATTTTACCTTAAAAGAGGAAAATCTTCACCCGCTTATAGAGGAAGGCGACTCTTTTCCGCCTGTTCCGTGCCTCCTGGCCAACGGTACCGCCGGGGATATTGCTGAAATGATTAAGGATCGGCGCTCCCTCGTGGTTTTCACCGCTAATGACTGCTCCCCATGTTCCGAGTTGTTTGATTATTTGCAGGCAAAAGCCAAATCAATAAGCAAATTCGGCATTTTCCTGATTGTAGCAGTACCAACGGACTCATATCCGTACGATGAAGATCTTAGTAATTTCAAGAACGCTGCCGTGGTACAATTTGAAAATGATTATGTGACTGATTTTCACAATATCCGGGCCAGGCCTATTATGTTCGCCTTGGATCAATATGGTTTTGTAAAAGCGATTCAGTTCGGTTTTGATGGTGTGACAAATCAATATATCGCAGAATTTATCGGCAACTGAAGGCGGTACGCAAATACCAAAGAGAATAATATATTGAATAGATGACCAATTGAGAGTATTGAGACGGAATAGACATTTTTTAACCAGTTTCATTCTTGGGAGGACTGTGAAATGGGCGTCCTGCAGAATCAATATGTCAAATATCTCCTGACCGGTGTATTGATATTTGTCGGTATCTCCGGCGGCATATATGTCGGCTACGCTTTAACAGGGGGACAAAAAGGGCGATTTCAGTCCGAGGACATAAGTCCCGATCAAGGGGGGCATGATCCGCAGCCCTTCGTTACGGAGGGCGACATTGTCCCGACTTTGCCGTGTGTACTGCCGGATAGTACACCTTCCGACATCAAATCAATTATCGGCTCCGGGCGGGCCGTGATTCTTTTTTCTCATCCGGGATGCCAGCCATGCAAGGATTTGATTGAATATTGGCGTGCTCAGGTCAGACCAAATATCAAAAAGCCGATTCTCTTTGTCATTGCGATCGATTACAGCAACTGGCCCTATGAGGGCGATCTTAATGGCCTTGGGGAGGTAGTGCTTGTACGATATGATCGCTATGAAGCCAAAAGACTATACAATATTATAACGATGCCGACTCTTTTCGGTATCGACAAGGGGGGGAGGATTAAGGTGGTACAGGCCCAATTTCCCGGCAACCTGTCCCGCGAATTCATGCGGTTTTTGCGAGATTAGAGCTGCTTGCGACCATCCGAATGTGAGAAAATCATAAGGAAGGGAGGTGATGTTATTCACATGAAACGCTCTTTAACCGTCTTGGCAATTGCTTTCCTGCTCGGCGTTGGCATATATATGGCTATGCCGAATGAGGTTACTGCCTATACGTGCGGGTATGGCTGCGGCGGGCATATATTTTATGGTGTTCCCAATTACCCGGATTGTCCTCCGGATTTGTGCGCGGACCTAATTAAGTATTATTATCCTCCGACGGTCTGCGACCATGAATGCCCGGCAGCGAAATTACTTGGTTGTTATGTGTGCGACTAACATGGATTGATTTGTAGTATTCTCTTATCTAACCGTTTGGATTGGCCGCAATAGCATGAGGGCTCAGGATGAGCCCTCTTTCTTATTCAAGCAGCGCGGGCATATCTCCAAAATCGCCGCATGTAAAAGCCGGCCCATTTTTAAGTTGACATCGTGGAACTGAAACCTCTATGATTACATTTGCAATCTGAACCAAAGGAGAAATTATATGAATCATGCCTCACTCAATTATGCGGCCATTTCGGCGGCAGGGATGGCCTATTTTGTCTTTGGCGCGATATGGTATGCTAAGCCGCTTTTTGGCAAGGCCTGGATGAACGGAATCGGCAAGACTGAGGAACAGGTTAAGAAGGATTTTTCGCCGGTTAAATTGATTTATGCCGCGATATGCAGTCTGCTTGCCGCCTACGGCATGGCGCGGGTCCTCAGTTGGACTTCCGCGGCCACTGTTGGCGATGCCTTGATGGTGGCACTGGTGGCTGGCGTTTGCTTTGTCATGATGACTTTTATGGTCAACGACACCATGGAAAGCCGCCCGTTCAAACTGACTGCCGTGAATGTTCTCTATCATATTATTGGATTCCTTTTGATGGGCTTGATTTTGGGGATTTGGAAGTAGCGATTCGACTGGCGAACCGGAATTAATCTAAGAAAGCTGCAAGCGGGCGCGCAGGCCACACTGATTATAGGCGGGGTGGCTGCCTTTGGCGGGTCTGATGCCCCGCGCGGCACAATAAATGTGCGGCGGTGGGGGCCAGGCACCGGCAAAATGGGTTTGTTTCTTCGTTTTTTAAAATATCACGTTGCCCCTCCTGTAGGGAAAATGCCAAAATGGCAGGTTTTGGGGCCGGTCGATTCTTGGGTGTTGGCCTGATTGGTGATGAGCTTTTCTTCGCTAACGGACATATAATAACCACTCCTTCTACATAAGGGGGCGAAGGTTAAATCACCATCGACTCAATACAAATTTTGCAGAGAGTGTAGAAAAGTTCATCCCCAAGCCGTCCGCACGAAGCGAACGGCCTGGGAATGCCACCCATCCGGAAGTTGGGGTTCGTTTCTTCGATTTTAAAGGATTCCTTTCTTTTTGCAAGTCCATTTATCAGCTTTTGCGCCCGGCATAGTTTCCTGAGAGCCGATCTGGTTCTGATATAGTGAGTTACGACAAAATAGGGGGGACGTAAAAGGGAGCGAAGCCAATTATAAACGGTGCAACTTCTTTTGCGGCATATTGATAGCCATTTTTGGCTTCGTATTACTAATTATTTCATGGCCTTCCAGCCTCCTTTCTTATGCCGTTTAGCTGTTGAGGGAAAAGGACTTGGGCGAAAAGCGAGGGGTCAAAGGAAATGGGTTTGTTTTCAATTTGGCGGACAGATTTCGGGTGCTGCAAATTTGCGTAATGATACATTAAGTCATAGCGGGTCTTGGAGTTATTGCCGAAGCATCCGAGAGGGAGTTCGTTTACAAATGCGGCCAGATAGCGTTCTTGATTTCCTGGTGAGAGAAGTTGAAGGGCGCGAGCGACTTTCATGTTGGAGTGAGCGTCCAGATATGGGGTGTTGACACGGCCGGCTGGGATTTGTTTTGGGCTAATAGACATAAATATAACTCTCTTTCTAATAGAAGGGGGTATTGTTAAATCACCATCGAATTGATGGGGATTTTGCGGGAGGGGCGGGGGATGGGATCTGGATGAAAGTAAGTGAGGAAATCCCGACTAAAAGGCTGGGACAGGCGCAAGGATTTCGAATTACCTGGATATATATTCCGAATCGAACTTTCCCACAGCCCGCCGCGGCGGGTGGGTTACCCGTTTAATTTTTTAACTCCTTGGCCAGCATTTCCAATTTCTTGATAATATCACTCGGCATTCCCCAGCTCTGTGCGCACTCAATTGCCTCATTAATGTAATCAACTGCTGTTTTTAAATAGTCCGCGGCATCACTCTTGCGTGAATCCTGTTCCAAGAGCGCCGCCCATTTCGAAAAAACACGCGCTATTGTGCCGAAGACCTCGGGGTGCCAATGGCTTCTTGGAACCGAAGAATTTATCATTTTATCAACAATCGGAAGAGCTTTTTCTAGCCACTCCCTCTCATTTGGCTTCCTGAGGACAATATATTCTGCGTGATTATTCAGGATAGCAAGTTCACAAGCGCTGTTGCCTTTTGCAGCTTCCTCGGCATTTAGAAATGATTCAATGACTTCTTCGAATGGCCGCATATTAATTTCCACATTATTTTCGATGATTATAAGTTCTATTGTACCGATTAAATATAGAATAAGCGGGTCATTTGGATAGTTAGTTCGACTTGCCTCAGCTATGTGTCGAGCTTCATTTATAAGCGATTCGTCATTCTTTTCACAACCTAGTAATGTTAGCGTTAACACTTGGAAGTACGTGAATGAGCTTTCCCAGCGCCTTTCCCTTTTATCATCCGTAAAGAAACTATCAATCAGGCTTTTACATTGATCATATTGCCCGAATGTGAACATCAATAGAGTCGATAAAAGCATTGTCTCCGAATTTGGGGTGTCCGTATCGGCTACCTGTACAAGTTCAACATAACTCTCTCTTGCCGAATTTAAATCATCGTCTTTTAAAGCAGACTTGCGTAATGATTGGAGATGTCGTCTAATGGCATCACTCTCAAACGTAATCCTGTCAGCGTGTCTAATCATGATCTCGACGTAATATCTTATTCCGTGTAGAAGATTTGGGTATACGGTGCGTATCACATTGTCACGGATCTGATTCCAATAATGGCTATCTTGAAGAAGGCCTTTTAGCTCACGATCAAAGAACTGGTCTATCTCTTGGCCCTTGTTTTTTACGACCTCTATGAAGCGAGTCAGGGCGAGATTCCTCTCTTCATCCTTTGCGTTAATGCCGACTCCCTTGATCGCATCACTGAAATGTCTTGAATTTGCAAAAACTTCGCTATATTGTATTTTATCCAGCCATTTATAAAATTCCTTAATTGCGTTTGTCACTCCTGGTAATTCAGTTTTATCAAGAGCCTTTAAACAATTGGAACCATCATTGACTTCATCTTTATCATAATCATAATGTGTACAAGTAGTATTCCGTACTCCATCTAGATGTGGAGATAGCCATCTTTGGTGTCGGCCAAACACTGATTTCCTATCCGACACTTCAGAGAGAACACTCTGCCACCGTTCCTCACGCGTCTTGAATTGACCGCCGCAGCAGAAATGGTAATGGAGCACCGTATCTATTGTTCTAAGAGCTCTAACCTGATGGCCTTCAAAAGTTTTGATAATACATGGTCCTCTGCTTTCATCATACGGCCTGCCCGGTACTGCAGTTCTCTTCGCCTTACAGATTTCGATTATTTCCGCAAACGTCTTAGATCCAATTGCGCTATCCATTTTCTTTAGCTCACTCAATTCTTTGATGCAGAGAAAGTCATCTATGTCCCAATTCATTACTGAAAACATTGAAGTGGCGCTAGAGAGAAGTAGTACCAGCTTCTTCTTTTTCTGAGATTGTAGCCATTCGTTTATTCTGACTACCTGCTCAATGGCATAAGCATCTCTAAAATCCGTATCCCAATGCGAACGCAGCCGTGAAAATAAATCATACCAAGGACTTATAATTACCTCTTCACGTTTTAAGCTATAAACCTCTTTTGGTACTTCAGGAATCGCATCATTTATATAACGAAACCGGGCTGGCTTTGATAAAATCAAGTCGTTTAATGCTTGGCGATACCTATTTCTGGCGAAGTAAATTATTTTGAAATATTTGTGCAACTTGGACTTGACCAAATCAATCAGTTCGTTACGTGCACCAATCTGTTCAATAGACCCTGAAGATACTTGGAGTTGTTCCAACGCTTCTTCGAATCTCAGTAGTTCCTCGGATGTCAACTCCTTCTCAATAGATTTGTAGAAGTCGGTTGGTGCGGTTCTAAATTTGAATGCATTCGCTAATCGCCTTGTAATATGGGTTCCCAGCTCAAACACAAAGGGAGGCAAAAGTATGGGCTCTCCCACATCTGGCGGATGATCAAATAGGTACGAACGCGCGGCATAATGAAACGTATCTTCAATTCTGCTTTTTTTATCCAATTCATCATCAGAAATTATAATATTATGTAGAGGGTATAGGTACTGAAAAATCTCGTAGAAATCGATCGCGAAAACAATCTGCCATCCTTCCATCAGTAGCTGGTGGTCAATTTCAAGAGCATTTAAATGATAGTTGATTTCGCTTGTATCTCTATGAAGTTGCAGGAGACGTCCACAAATTGGCTTTGCCATTTTATATGCGCCCTTTAGTGTTGCACTGGCAAAAGGCTTACAAGTTGTCCTATTTCCAGTTCACCAAGCTGTTCATATTGCATGATTTCAGCATCCTGAAAAGGCTTTTGTAGTTCTTCCTGA
This is a stretch of genomic DNA from Candidatus Zixiibacteriota bacterium. It encodes these proteins:
- a CDS encoding DUF1761 domain-containing protein, with translation MNHASLNYAAISAAGMAYFVFGAIWYAKPLFGKAWMNGIGKTEEQVKKDFSPVKLIYAAICSLLAAYGMARVLSWTSAATVGDALMVALVAGVCFVMMTFMVNDTMESRPFKLTAVNVLYHIIGFLLMGLILGIWK